The DNA region gatctcatatgaatatatattttattttctaaatgtctcaaaaacattattcaaatttctttctccttaaaaaaaacttcaaacgGAAAGAACATTTAAAAAAGAATGAAGTATTTAATATCGATTATCAAATGAATTGTAAAAGTTAAATAATCATtataaaatacataaattatTTAAGTTGATTTCTTAGCATATTATTAGAAGTTTAAATCTCACCAAAGAAACCTTCTTTAAAAGTTAGGGCCAAGAGTGACGGAGATTAGTCTGCTTCCACACTTGTATTTCAAAAACTCTAGTGTTAAAGGTATAACGAACTACGAagtatataaatacatatatctCCATCGTGGGATTTCTAGTTGAATTGATTGCTTGATTGTGTCGTTTGGTTAACAAAGTGGGAATGattataagtatatatgttttgaCTCGTAAATTTTTATGATCCGATTCCGGCAAGAAATTTCTATGGAAGCTTTTTCACCTACTATTTGGTTTCTCTTTATCTTATCAACAAAGCGACATTAACGCTAATCCTCTTTTAATTACCTCCTTTTTCCTTTATGTAGTTCTTGGTTTTCCCACATAAACCACCGCTCCCTCTGAATCCCAATGAATAAAAGATAGAAACACCCACCCAAAAATAAACAAAGCCAATTACACCACTAAGTTTGTAACAACTAATTAATCATTACTTATATCAAAATGATGGTTTTTAGATACGCAGTTATTCTGGATATGTGTAAGGTGCTCAATTGCATATGATTCTATaaactaaaaccttttaaattatgaaaatataaaataaataaagtctTTAAAATTAGTGTGTATTTTTACTCCGCTCATATTTAGATATTATAAgtgtagcaaatttaaaaagacaaaaaaaatatacaaatgtaTGAATATCTTTTCACCAAGAAAATTCAAATGCTTGAAagtctctatatatatatggaaaaagttttttaaactatttaaaatatgaaatctTTAACTAGgcgtgattatttttaaatacaaataattatgtaaaagaaaaaaaaacaatttaaatgcTAGTACGATTTAACTACCTAAACCTAACCCTTATGAgatcatatatattattatcatccTTTTTGGGTTAATTATATTGAtgattaaaatcaaaataaagacATAATACCTTAGTAGTACTAGGCAACAAGCTTCTTAATTTAGCAAGATGATTATTGATCCTCTCCCTACGACGTCGTTCAGCTTCACTATGACTCTTAGAAGCAGCAAGAGCTTTTGCATCCATAATCTCTTGAGCAGTCATCTTATTAAGTTCAGCTTGAAGTCCAAACGGGGCGGACCCGGGTTGAACCATGGGTCCAAGTGCATCCGATAGAAGCCTAAGATGATCGGAAGAACACCCTTCGTATGCAAATTGTAATGAGTTGGATGGTCTTCTTGTAAATAACCCACCATAAGAGGATGAAGATGGGAAGAAAAAGGGATCATGGGTTTGTGGAAAAGAATGGATTTGAGAGAAATCCCATGGTAAAATATGGGGTTGAGATTGAATTGGATGTGGGGTTGAAGAAAGATCAGGAAATACCATTCctgattgatgatgatgatgatgatattgttGCATTTCTAAAGAGTTATTGTTTTgggttatattattttgttgatcttgttgatgatgatcttgttgttgttgttggtgtTGATGATGGGTTTGAAGGTGTTCACTATTATTGATGTTTTCACTACTACTATTCATCTACTAACTAACTAGCTAGTAATAAGAAAAGGGCATATTCATTTTATTGGTAAGAAAGAAAGAGGGAAAGAGAATAGGCTTTTTATAGGGTAAAAGAGGAAaggaagaaagaagaagaaaagggtGATGAGAAAGGAAGACAATTCATAGTTGATGGGTGTTGGGTGTTGTCTCTTTTGGACAAAGGATGTCTTCTTAATATATAATACACTACTCTCACTATTTAATTAAGATCATTTGTAAGTTTTGTGTTTAAAAAATACTCCTTCAGTTGTCAAATGATCTTTTCCATTCACTTTTTACGcataaatgagaaattttagtcaaagtttgacattaaaattcgtaaattctatttaagaaaaatatatgaagATGGATGGAGTAGTTAATTTGTAGatgatataaaataaaatgagactATAGAAAATTTACTTCCTTCGTTTcttaattaaagttatttttatttatcatttg from Amaranthus tricolor cultivar Red isolate AtriRed21 chromosome 3, ASM2621246v1, whole genome shotgun sequence includes:
- the LOC130807445 gene encoding transcription factor bHLH30, with the translated sequence MNSSSENINNSEHLQTHHQHQQQQQDHHQQDQQNNITQNNNSLEMQQYHHHHHQSGMVFPDLSSTPHPIQSQPHILPWDFSQIHSFPQTHDPFFFPSSSSYGGLFTRRPSNSLQFAYEGCSSDHLRLLSDALGPMVQPGSAPFGLQAELNKMTAQEIMDAKALAASKSHSEAERRRRERINNHLAKLRSLLPSTTKTDKASLLAEVIQHVKELRRQTSMIAETSVIPTETDELTVDQASEEHDGKFIIKASLCCDDRSDLLPDLIKALKTLKLKTLKAEITTLGGRVKNVLVVTHEPNSSNQLEDDENEEESSQCSISSIHEALKAVMEKSGGDDQSNSGNPKRQRTANICIS